From Acidobacteriota bacterium, a single genomic window includes:
- a CDS encoding transglutaminase, translating into MRLRDKIAVLALVAACFGLAFLRVSLLGPAGGALAPERHRELSIDMRVVGHGDDIVVKAALPLSNERQRVTDELVSSGDFDFEVRASRDARIGVWRKRAALGPATIVYSATVRTEPRRYSLDPVITRPAHYPPGLRRYLEPTELIQSDAPEIRQLLDELVPAPERSNVTAVVRKAFEYARSTIKAQNFTGTTDALTCYRLGEASCGGKSRLFVALLRAAGIPARLVGGLILKDGAWRASHVWAEVWIRGHWVPFCPLNGYFAEVPEHYLVTYYGDLPLFTHTPDVNFQYVFHARRILAPPAEWSVSRRLLSSGLNLWAAFERVRIPVNLLKIILMIPFGGLVVVFMRNVVGIETFGTFMPALLAVAFRDTGLAWGVALFLAIIALGTVLRFVLGWFELLHTPRLAVILTAVVMFTLAVVLFGAATGTLLPTRASLFPLAILTLTIERFSTMLEQDGTRRALTVALGTVVVVCSTFAVMNWEPLQIAVLTFPELLLLVVAAFLVAGRWFGIRLTELLRFRELLYPARSV; encoded by the coding sequence ATGCGCTTACGCGACAAGATCGCCGTGCTGGCGCTCGTCGCCGCCTGCTTCGGGCTCGCGTTCCTCCGCGTGTCCCTGCTCGGACCGGCCGGCGGCGCGCTGGCTCCCGAGCGGCACCGGGAGCTGAGCATCGACATGCGCGTCGTCGGGCACGGCGACGACATCGTGGTGAAGGCGGCGCTGCCGCTTTCCAACGAGCGCCAGCGCGTCACCGACGAGCTGGTCAGCTCCGGCGATTTCGATTTCGAGGTGCGCGCCAGCCGCGACGCGAGGATCGGCGTCTGGAGGAAACGCGCCGCCCTTGGCCCGGCAACGATCGTCTACTCGGCAACCGTGCGCACCGAGCCGCGCCGCTATTCCCTCGACCCGGTCATCACGCGCCCCGCACACTACCCTCCCGGGCTGCGCCGGTACCTCGAGCCGACCGAGCTGATCCAGTCCGACGCCCCGGAGATCCGTCAGCTTCTCGACGAGCTGGTTCCGGCCCCCGAGAGAAGCAATGTCACCGCCGTCGTCAGGAAAGCCTTCGAGTACGCCAGGTCCACCATCAAGGCGCAGAACTTCACGGGCACGACCGACGCGCTCACCTGCTACCGCCTGGGTGAGGCCTCCTGCGGCGGCAAATCGCGGTTGTTCGTGGCTCTCCTCCGAGCGGCGGGGATCCCGGCGCGCCTGGTGGGCGGCTTGATTCTCAAGGACGGAGCCTGGAGGGCGAGCCATGTTTGGGCCGAAGTCTGGATCAGGGGCCACTGGGTTCCTTTTTGCCCCCTGAACGGCTACTTCGCCGAGGTGCCGGAGCACTACCTCGTCACCTACTATGGAGATCTTCCACTCTTCACGCACACACCGGACGTGAATTTCCAGTATGTCTTTCACGCCCGCAGGATCCTCGCGCCTCCGGCGGAGTGGTCCGTCTCGCGGCGCCTGCTGTCCTCCGGGCTCAATCTGTGGGCCGCTTTCGAGCGAGTGCGGATTCCGGTCAACCTCCTGAAGATCATCCTCATGATCCCGTTCGGCGGGCTCGTCGTGGTCTTCATGAGGAACGTGGTGGGCATCGAGACCTTCGGCACGTTCATGCCGGCGCTGCTCGCCGTCGCCTTCCGGGACACGGGCCTCGCCTGGGGCGTCGCGCTCTTTCTCGCGATCATCGCCCTCGGGACGGTGCTCCGGTTCGTCCTGGGATGGTTCGAGCTGCTCCATACGCCGCGACTCGCGGTCATCCTGACGGCGGTGGTGATGTTCACGCTCGCGGTCGTTCTCTTCGGGGCGGCCACCGGAACACTCCTGCCCACGCGCGCGAGCCTGTTCCCTCTGGCGATCCTGACGCTCACCATCGAGCGGTTCTCCACGATGCTCGAGCAGGACGGCACGCGGCGGGCCCTCACCGTGGCGCTCGGCACGGTGGTGGTCGTCTGCTCGACCTTCGCCGTGATGAACTGGGAGCCTCTCCAGATCGCGGTGCTGACCTTCCCCGAGCTGCTTCTCCTCGTCGTGGCGGCCTTTCTGGTGGCCGGCCGCTGGTTCGGAATCCGCCTGACGGAGCTGCTGCGCTTCCGCGAGCTGCTCTACCCGGCGCGGAGCGTCTGA
- a CDS encoding tetratricopeptide repeat protein, with protein MTRGRQDALFLLAVAVMSAIGVALLWQSVRPPADAGVIAIHDGDPLPSALRADADADATVDAESAIPGDPEPADESAARDTGVPRAVAQARRLWRAGRIHEAVGLLRDALESGPGDPATKAELGTILLETGAAEEAADLLAEAVAEGQADARTWFNLGVARSAAGDLEGARRAYLEALAKKPHYVSAAYNLAMTSLASGNLERAEREFRRVTEMDRSASWAKAHFQLAFVLARLGRTEEAIASYRRAIALKPDYAPAYNNLALLLEKSGDVDGAIRSLEKAARLDPGMASAWLNLGRLRAERGDHEGALEAYRRASEADPKLLKPRLRAAELLEALGRLDEAREAFAEAAAIDTDNARILVDLGSIERKLGDLDSAERHLSEAVRLDPSLASAWNALGIVRAQRGLYEQAIAAYRRAIALEPERVAARFNLALALEKSGRPRAALDRFEEVLSLEPKHVRAREHLVRLLAQRGEDAAALEQAEKLARLAPDDPSALFAAAYGFSKAGDPGRAVPLLQRVLELEPANATALLNLGVAYAKLGRYEDAVGSYLRYLERRPDDAKAMRYLARAYERLGNAEQAALYRRRAEALPRKGG; from the coding sequence GTGACGCGCGGCCGGCAGGACGCCCTCTTCCTCCTCGCGGTCGCCGTCATGTCCGCGATCGGGGTCGCGCTGCTGTGGCAGTCCGTGCGCCCCCCCGCAGACGCCGGCGTGATCGCGATCCACGACGGCGATCCGCTCCCCTCGGCGCTGCGGGCCGACGCCGACGCGGACGCGACCGTGGACGCGGAGTCGGCGATTCCCGGCGATCCGGAGCCGGCGGACGAGTCGGCGGCGCGGGACACCGGCGTGCCTCGCGCCGTGGCGCAGGCCCGCCGGCTGTGGCGCGCCGGGCGCATCCACGAGGCTGTCGGATTGCTCCGCGACGCTCTGGAGAGCGGCCCCGGCGATCCCGCGACGAAGGCGGAGCTGGGCACGATTCTTCTCGAAACGGGGGCGGCCGAGGAGGCGGCCGATCTCCTCGCCGAGGCGGTCGCGGAAGGCCAAGCCGACGCGCGGACTTGGTTCAACCTCGGGGTCGCGCGTTCCGCCGCCGGCGATCTCGAGGGGGCGCGGCGCGCCTATCTCGAGGCTCTCGCGAAAAAGCCGCACTACGTGAGCGCGGCCTACAACCTCGCGATGACGAGCCTGGCGTCCGGCAACCTGGAGCGCGCCGAGCGGGAGTTCCGGCGAGTCACCGAGATGGACCGTTCGGCCTCCTGGGCCAAGGCGCATTTCCAGCTCGCGTTCGTGCTCGCCCGGCTGGGCCGGACCGAGGAGGCGATCGCCTCGTACCGCCGGGCCATCGCGCTCAAACCGGACTATGCCCCGGCCTACAACAACCTCGCGCTGCTCTTGGAGAAATCCGGCGATGTCGACGGCGCGATCCGCTCCCTGGAGAAGGCGGCGCGTCTCGACCCCGGGATGGCGAGTGCGTGGTTGAACCTCGGGCGGCTGCGGGCGGAGCGGGGAGACCACGAGGGGGCGCTCGAGGCGTACCGAAGAGCGTCGGAGGCGGACCCGAAGCTCCTCAAGCCGCGTCTGAGAGCCGCGGAGCTCCTCGAGGCCCTCGGCCGCCTCGACGAAGCGCGGGAGGCCTTCGCGGAGGCCGCCGCGATCGACACCGACAACGCGCGGATCCTGGTGGATCTGGGCTCGATCGAGCGGAAGCTCGGCGATCTGGACTCCGCCGAGCGGCATCTCTCCGAGGCCGTGCGGCTCGATCCGAGCCTGGCCAGCGCCTGGAACGCCCTCGGCATCGTGCGCGCCCAGCGGGGGCTCTACGAACAGGCGATCGCGGCGTACCGGCGGGCGATCGCCCTGGAGCCGGAGCGGGTGGCCGCCCGTTTCAACCTCGCCCTAGCCCTGGAAAAGTCCGGCCGGCCGCGCGCCGCCCTCGACCGGTTCGAGGAGGTCCTCTCGCTCGAGCCGAAGCACGTGCGGGCCCGCGAGCACCTCGTCCGGCTTTTAGCCCAGCGCGGCGAAGACGCGGCGGCGCTCGAGCAGGCGGAGAAGCTGGCGCGCCTCGCTCCCGACGATCCGTCGGCCCTGTTCGCCGCCGCCTACGGGTTCTCGAAGGCGGGCGATCCCGGGCGCGCGGTCCCCCTGCTGCAACGGGTTCTCGAGCTCGAGCCGGCGAACGCCACCGCTCTGCTCAACCTCGGCGTGGCCTACGCGAAGCTGGGCCGATACGAGGACGCGGTCGGCAGCTACCTCCGGTACCTCGAACGCCGCCCCGACGACGCGAAGGCGATGCGATACCTGGCGAGGGCCTACGAGCGCCTGGGGAACGCCGAACAGGCCGCTCTCTACCGCCGCCGCGCCGAGGCGCTACCGCGGAAGGGCGGCTGA